One region of Termitidicoccus mucosus genomic DNA includes:
- a CDS encoding InlB B-repeat-containing protein: MAALILSLMGFAAHVCADEIVSFLESRNGQLNIGTYQYWFNVSSPQILRFRLEALSGTSNITISRRRPDTGVDELIFFARYGGSYGSLGDKGYREFNLQAGDHTIRLNSSITSGWIRMTEITLENPPPANQAPSIEWQEAPSSATVGQTYRISARAHDPDGNLTQVNVWKNGQPFAFSGGGNGADGDSGNFTSDGTPGTVTFTAQAVDSAGLSSAVISHTITIDTPPNAAPTIVWGAVPAVVDSGQRYTISARATDPDGNLRTIHIWKDGGAFASTEGGNGSTSEASNQSADTGPRTVTYTACATDASGATSPTLTHTVTVEAPVLVQFSLVTSAGSGGTVSPGGLFMEGSSVLVTATPDALHDFVGWSGDASGTNNPISILMNRNRAVHALFALKSYSLVTSAIGSGIVTMGGTYPHGSIVTISATPAPNARFAGWAGDATGMVPTVVIVMDAPKLVQAVFAGKQAQAISFPALADVSVGAAALSLNAVASSGLPVYYGVSGPAMIMGNQLQVIAPGIVSVEARQDGNDFYLPALPVVRTFNVVAPAVLKYRAPNRTLLQSETNRGLVPFVIEQP, translated from the coding sequence ATGGCCGCGCTTATTCTCAGTTTGATGGGGTTTGCTGCCCATGTTTGTGCCGACGAAATCGTTTCATTTCTCGAATCGCGAAACGGCCAACTGAATATCGGAACCTACCAATACTGGTTCAACGTCAGCAGCCCACAAATCCTTCGCTTCCGGCTCGAAGCCCTCAGCGGCACGTCGAATATCACCATTTCTCGCCGTCGCCCTGATACCGGAGTGGATGAACTGATCTTCTTCGCCCGATATGGCGGCTCCTACGGATCGCTTGGAGACAAAGGCTATCGTGAATTTAATCTCCAGGCTGGCGACCACACGATCCGCCTCAACAGCTCAATTACGAGCGGCTGGATAAGGATGACGGAAATCACCCTCGAAAATCCCCCTCCAGCCAACCAAGCCCCGAGCATCGAATGGCAGGAAGCTCCAAGTTCTGCCACGGTGGGGCAAACTTATCGCATTTCTGCACGCGCGCACGATCCGGATGGCAACTTGACGCAAGTCAACGTGTGGAAAAATGGACAGCCTTTCGCTTTTTCCGGGGGAGGCAATGGCGCGGACGGCGATTCCGGTAATTTCACTTCCGACGGGACTCCAGGCACAGTGACATTTACCGCCCAGGCTGTGGATAGCGCCGGGCTCTCCTCTGCGGTCATTTCCCACACCATCACCATTGATACGCCACCGAATGCCGCCCCGACGATCGTCTGGGGCGCTGTGCCTGCGGTGGTAGATAGCGGTCAGCGCTATACCATCAGCGCACGCGCGACCGACCCGGATGGCAATTTGCGTACGATCCACATCTGGAAGGACGGCGGTGCCTTTGCCTCAACTGAAGGTGGAAACGGCTCCACGAGTGAAGCGAGTAATCAGAGTGCTGATACCGGACCACGCACCGTGACCTATACCGCCTGCGCAACGGATGCGTCCGGCGCGACCTCCCCGACCCTTACTCACACCGTTACAGTCGAAGCTCCCGTTCTGGTTCAGTTCTCGCTCGTCACCTCCGCGGGCAGTGGCGGCACCGTTTCGCCTGGCGGTCTTTTTATGGAAGGGAGCTCCGTATTGGTCACGGCCACTCCGGATGCCCTGCATGATTTCGTCGGATGGAGTGGCGATGCGTCCGGAACGAATAATCCCATCTCGATTCTGATGAATCGCAACCGCGCCGTGCATGCGCTGTTTGCACTCAAGTCCTATTCTTTGGTGACCAGTGCCATTGGGAGCGGAATCGTTACCATGGGCGGCACTTATCCCCACGGTTCCATCGTCACGATTTCGGCCACCCCTGCGCCCAATGCGCGATTCGCCGGCTGGGCGGGCGATGCCACCGGGATGGTCCCGACCGTGGTCATTGTGATGGATGCCCCCAAGTTGGTTCAGGCTGTGTTTGCGGGCAAACAGGCGCAGGCCATTTCATTTCCCGCCTTGGCCGACGTCAGCGTCGGCGCGGCTGCGCTTAGCCTAAACGCCGTCGCCTCTTCCGGTCTGCCCGTGTATTATGGGGTGAGCGGACCGGCCATGATTATGGGCAACCAACTCCAAGTCATCGCTCCGGGCATTGTTTCAGTCGAAGCGAGGCAGGATGGAAACGATTTTTACCTCCCGGCCCTGCCCGTGGTGCGGACGTTCAATGTTGTCGCGCCTGCGGTCCTCAAATACCGCGCGCCGAATCGCACGCTGCTGCAAAGCGAAACCAACCGTGGATTGGTGCCCTTCGTCATCGAGCAACCCTAA
- a CDS encoding type II secretion system protein, with product MKKHLPKYHHSQGYSLLELVLVLAIVAVLVGLLLPKGFDALRNARVQQVVRTVDTLKTALVDYLALAGGNGSLPRTEGMGIPTSGAALTGATDIAKSNAARLDTVLLATGRLERPLSLRMGTQTYMSTGTGNELTWNQAVLAFVMTPDAAPQRDWSAVTRAEARMANPSLVPSAALGANFLLDGFTNLNANSIVAYLVIPSCPARDAYELAMAMNGAQLAPLEGAASDTGLVAYAAPNNGVTDVYVYLTSI from the coding sequence ATGAAAAAACATCTCCCAAAATATCATCATTCCCAAGGCTATTCTCTGCTCGAACTCGTGCTCGTCCTCGCGATCGTCGCTGTATTGGTCGGGCTGCTGCTTCCGAAGGGTTTCGATGCCCTGCGCAATGCCCGCGTGCAACAGGTTGTGCGAACCGTCGATACACTCAAGACCGCCCTCGTGGATTACCTCGCGCTGGCCGGCGGCAACGGCAGCCTGCCTCGCACCGAGGGCATGGGCATACCTACCTCTGGAGCCGCCCTTACCGGCGCAACTGACATAGCCAAAAGCAACGCCGCCAGGCTTGATACCGTGTTGCTGGCCACGGGACGTTTGGAACGTCCGCTCTCGTTGCGTATGGGAACACAGACGTACATGTCCACAGGAACAGGCAACGAGCTCACTTGGAATCAGGCGGTGCTCGCCTTCGTCATGACGCCCGACGCAGCTCCCCAGCGGGATTGGTCAGCCGTCACTCGGGCCGAGGCGCGCATGGCCAACCCCAGTCTGGTACCGTCCGCCGCACTGGGCGCCAACTTTTTGCTGGACGGTTTTACTAATCTGAACGCGAACAGCATCGTCGCGTATCTCGTGATCCCGTCGTGCCCGGCGCGCGACGCCTACGAACTCGCCATGGCGATGAACGGCGCACAACTCGCGCCTTTGGAAGGCGCGGCCAGCGATACTGGTCTTGTCGCCTATGCAGCCCCCAACAACGGAGTCACCGATGTATATGTTTACCTCACGTCCATCTGA
- a CDS encoding PDDEXK nuclease domain-containing protein gives MSSDFASVPSAKPPHYDSLIAELNHLLETARRTSTRAINAVMTATYWKIGRCIVEYEQKGARRAAYGEELLERLARDLTARFGRGFSLRNLRNFRTFYLEWPIRQTVSAESEESDGAIQQTPSADLRVAVRSFPLPWSHYVRLMAVKDEHARQFYETEALRGGWSERQLDRQISTLFYERTALSQNKAEMLIKEAKTRPEERVNADDEVKDPLVLEFLGLKDEYSESDLEEALLLHLEKFLLELGENFAFIGRQRRLRIGEEWYRVDLLFFHRRLRCLIVIDLKIGKLTHADAGQMHMYLNYAREHWMQEGENRPVGLILCSESNDVLAQYALEGLPNQVLAREYRLILPKEKLLAKEIERTRERLEARRKSG, from the coding sequence ATGAGCTCCGATTTTGCATCCGTACCGTCCGCGAAGCCCCCGCACTACGATAGTCTGATTGCGGAGTTGAATCATCTGCTGGAGACAGCCCGCCGCACCTCGACACGCGCGATCAACGCCGTAATGACGGCGACGTACTGGAAAATCGGGCGCTGTATCGTCGAATATGAGCAGAAGGGCGCAAGACGCGCTGCCTACGGCGAGGAATTGCTGGAGCGTCTGGCACGCGATCTCACGGCTCGATTTGGGCGTGGCTTCTCCCTGCGGAATCTGCGCAATTTCCGGACGTTTTATTTGGAGTGGCCGATTCGGCAGACAGTGTCTGCCGAATCGGAAGAATCGGACGGCGCAATCCAGCAGACGCCGTCTGCCGATTTGCGCGTGGCAGTGCGATCATTTCCCCTGCCGTGGTCGCACTATGTGCGGTTGATGGCGGTCAAGGACGAGCATGCGCGGCAATTTTATGAGACCGAAGCGTTGCGCGGCGGGTGGTCGGAACGCCAGCTCGACCGGCAGATCAGCACGCTTTTTTACGAGCGCACCGCGCTTTCGCAGAACAAGGCGGAGATGTTGATCAAAGAAGCGAAAACGCGCCCCGAGGAGCGTGTGAACGCAGATGATGAGGTGAAGGACCCGCTCGTGCTCGAATTTCTTGGCTTGAAGGACGAGTACTCCGAATCGGACTTGGAGGAGGCACTGCTCCTGCACCTGGAAAAATTTCTTTTGGAGTTGGGAGAAAACTTCGCGTTCATCGGTCGGCAGCGACGGCTGCGGATTGGTGAAGAGTGGTATCGTGTCGATCTGCTTTTCTTTCACCGGCGGTTGCGCTGCCTCATTGTGATCGACCTGAAAATTGGGAAACTCACCCATGCCGATGCCGGCCAGATGCACATGTACCTGAACTATGCGCGGGAACACTGGATGCAGGAAGGCGAAAATCGCCCTGTCGGGTTGATCCTCTGCTCCGAATCCAATGACGTACTCGCCCAATATGCGCTGGAAGGATTGCCCAATCAGGTGCTGGCCCGCGAATACCGGCTGATCCTGCCGAAAGAAAAATTGCTCGCGAAAGAAATCGAGAGAACGCGAGAGCGGTTGGAGGCTAGGCGCAAATCAGGATAA
- a CDS encoding secretin N-terminal domain-containing protein → MSAAMLDQPVERLRFESAALPDALRSLGRATHTTILVDSDIIGKVTVEVGGGTLRDALAALTVPYDYFFEEQGTAIAVRQRKTVLYAIDYPQLTRSGFGSASITLGGMNGGYDTSQNLHAQSTYPNRSNQSMDAASDATQVSISQENPNTFWAGLEAELRTMLGEKDSLVLNRFSGIAQVTAPLSRHDVIRAFIELVNRRISRQVEIEARLVEVTLRDEQKLGVDWELATSALGDLRLDASAPLAVTGVGGSVFGNSSFAANLGLGKATAIIQALKQQGDVTTVAQPRLRALNNQTAFIKVGEDRPFFRLQQSTTYQQAGTTVPYNQTQETFSISTITIGTILAVTPQVDNDGVITLDVLPAITRLQSIVTSPDGKQTAPVTEVKQASTIVRLRNGETAVIGGLISEESGSSTRAVPVLSRVPLLGLAFRSQATLRNRTELVIFLTPHLIP, encoded by the coding sequence GTGAGCGCCGCCATGCTTGATCAACCGGTCGAACGCTTGCGTTTCGAGTCCGCTGCTTTGCCTGATGCCTTGCGTTCTCTCGGCCGCGCCACGCACACGACGATTCTTGTCGATTCCGACATTATCGGAAAAGTCACTGTGGAGGTTGGCGGAGGCACCCTGCGCGATGCCTTGGCTGCCCTGACCGTCCCATACGATTATTTTTTCGAGGAACAAGGCACCGCCATTGCCGTGCGGCAACGCAAGACCGTCCTTTATGCCATCGATTATCCGCAACTCACCCGGTCCGGTTTCGGGAGCGCGTCGATCACGTTGGGAGGAATGAATGGCGGCTATGATACAAGCCAGAATCTGCATGCGCAGAGCACCTACCCGAATCGATCAAACCAATCAATGGATGCCGCCTCGGATGCCACGCAAGTTTCCATTTCGCAGGAAAATCCCAACACATTCTGGGCCGGCCTGGAGGCGGAGCTACGAACCATGCTTGGCGAGAAAGACAGCTTGGTGCTCAACCGCTTCAGTGGGATCGCGCAGGTCACGGCTCCGCTTTCACGGCACGACGTGATCCGCGCGTTCATCGAACTCGTGAATCGTCGCATCTCGCGCCAAGTGGAAATCGAGGCGCGCTTGGTGGAAGTCACTTTGCGCGATGAACAGAAGCTCGGCGTCGATTGGGAACTGGCCACCAGCGCGCTCGGTGATCTGCGTCTCGACGCCAGTGCGCCTCTCGCGGTCACCGGTGTCGGAGGCTCTGTGTTTGGAAACAGTTCCTTTGCGGCGAACCTCGGGCTCGGCAAAGCCACCGCGATTATTCAGGCCCTCAAACAACAGGGCGATGTCACTACCGTCGCGCAACCGCGATTGCGAGCGCTCAACAATCAGACCGCCTTTATCAAGGTGGGAGAAGACCGACCGTTCTTTCGTCTCCAGCAATCCACGACATACCAGCAGGCAGGCACGACGGTGCCGTATAATCAGACCCAGGAGACGTTTTCCATTTCCACCATCACGATCGGCACCATCCTCGCGGTCACACCCCAAGTGGATAACGATGGCGTGATCACCCTGGACGTGCTTCCGGCCATCACGCGGCTGCAATCCATCGTGACCAGTCCGGACGGCAAGCAGACCGCCCCGGTCACCGAGGTCAAACAAGCCTCAACCATTGTGCGGCTCCGCAATGGCGAAACCGCCGTCATCGGCGGACTCATCTCCGAGGAAAGCGGCTCCAGCACACGCGCGGTGCCGGTACTGAGCCGCGTACCGCTCCTCGGCCTCGCCTTCCGCAGCCAAGCTACGCTGCGCAACCGCACCGAACTCGTGATCTTTCTCACCCCGCACTTGATCCCGTGA
- a CDS encoding PilN domain-containing protein — protein sequence MFTSRPSDPTVALLWGDRWWIDGHPEPIVFGEPGHAFKVLLAHFAEHGKPAKLRLIYQPPSLVSVPVQCPNGSRATLQAALQAEYPSIAQAECAWSYEPIIGRRNETLLHYEPEPGLLPLVEALREQAVAVEGAWPFATALNLVPEDWPDTGALTVVAVADNQSAVFRHTSEGRREFQSATGVAAAELVATTVQQAFEREDAALYMVSFDEAGTRLTTQVAGAEPFGRADLTCRDVIRAALALSLTQPNQLLPAPMRLTGNRLVTGLTTVVLLAAGVLGAQFVRDTLAQRDHAEQQTTRIEQLRAEVASLRKNEIEIRQLQTQLAAFTSHGRIGEKFLQSLVRRLPAQVVLTRVQANDNGFTLTGGISGPGLVEPDWRAWCETLQRGKPPRQFAEPAGTPPDSDFVMKGIWQ from the coding sequence ATGTTTACCTCACGTCCATCTGATCCGACGGTCGCGTTGCTCTGGGGAGATCGCTGGTGGATTGACGGTCATCCCGAGCCAATCGTGTTTGGCGAACCCGGCCATGCATTCAAAGTGTTGCTGGCCCATTTTGCCGAACATGGCAAACCGGCGAAACTCCGCCTCATCTATCAGCCGCCGTCGCTGGTGAGTGTGCCGGTGCAATGCCCGAACGGGAGCCGGGCCACCTTGCAAGCTGCTTTGCAGGCGGAATACCCGTCTATCGCTCAAGCAGAATGTGCCTGGAGCTACGAGCCGATCATTGGCCGACGCAACGAGACTTTGCTTCACTATGAGCCTGAGCCCGGGCTCTTGCCGTTGGTCGAAGCATTACGAGAGCAGGCCGTAGCCGTCGAGGGCGCATGGCCGTTCGCTACGGCCTTGAATCTTGTTCCGGAGGATTGGCCCGACACCGGTGCACTTACCGTGGTCGCCGTTGCGGACAACCAGTCTGCGGTCTTCCGCCACACCTCCGAGGGGCGGCGCGAGTTCCAATCCGCAACAGGCGTCGCTGCGGCGGAGCTTGTGGCGACGACGGTGCAGCAGGCCTTCGAGCGTGAGGATGCGGCATTGTATATGGTATCTTTCGACGAAGCAGGCACGCGCTTGACCACTCAAGTAGCCGGTGCCGAACCGTTCGGACGGGCCGATCTCACGTGCCGCGATGTCATCCGCGCAGCGCTTGCCCTGTCGCTGACCCAGCCCAATCAGCTGCTTCCAGCGCCAATGCGACTAACCGGCAATCGCCTCGTGACGGGACTGACGACAGTCGTGTTGCTGGCCGCAGGTGTGTTGGGAGCCCAATTCGTCCGGGACACGCTCGCTCAACGCGATCACGCGGAGCAGCAAACAACCAGGATTGAGCAGCTTCGCGCCGAGGTCGCCTCGCTCCGAAAAAATGAAATCGAAATCCGCCAACTCCAAACGCAATTGGCAGCCTTCACCTCCCATGGCCGTATCGGCGAAAAATTCCTCCAGTCACTTGTTCGCAGATTGCCGGCCCAAGTTGTTCTCACCCGAGTGCAAGCCAACGACAATGGGTTCACTCTGACTGGGGGTATCAGCGGTCCCGGTCTCGTTGAACCGGACTGGCGCGCATGGTGCGAGACGCTTCAGCGCGGCAAACCTCCGCGACAGTTCGCCGAACCAGCCGGTACTCCGCCCGATTCAGACTTTGTAATGAAGGGAATTTGGCAATGA
- a CDS encoding JAB domain-containing protein: MRIYEASITYSIIQLGNVEAINTPDQIVEYIKDAFEKNPCQEGLWVICLDRKNKPISRTMITLGTLTCSLAHPREIFKIAILASAASIVLSHNHPSGDPTPSGADIRLTRQLQEAAKIMEIELLDHIIVGTSEDDPQHVGYYSFRQAGML, translated from the coding sequence ATGAGGATCTATGAAGCCAGCATTACCTATAGCATCATTCAACTCGGTAACGTGGAAGCTATCAATACACCGGATCAAATTGTCGAATATATCAAAGATGCCTTTGAGAAGAATCCCTGTCAGGAAGGCCTTTGGGTCATCTGCCTTGACCGAAAAAACAAACCGATCAGCCGCACGATGATTACATTGGGAACGTTAACCTGCTCACTCGCGCACCCCCGCGAAATCTTCAAAATCGCAATCCTTGCTTCCGCTGCATCTATCGTGCTCTCGCATAACCATCCGAGCGGGGATCCGACACCAAGCGGGGCCGATATTCGGCTCACCCGCCAATTGCAAGAGGCGGCGAAAATCATGGAGATTGAGCTCCTAGACCATATTATCGTCGGCACTTCCGAAGACGACCCGCAGCATGTCGGATATTATTCTTTTCGACAGGCCGGGATGCTATGA
- a CDS encoding S9 family peptidase — translation MKRLPLLALLLLSLGAICPGGEALSTPPRLVPLWDFFRNPEKTNFQLSPDGRYVSWLQPWESRLNIYVQQVGSDQATRVTGATERDIRSYFWASPSRIAYLRDKGGDENFHLFAVDPDGTNDRELTPFPDARVQIVDDLSDLEDNHGEIIIETNQRKPEIFDAFRIDTKSGEMKLLAENPGNVTGWVTDHKGRIRVATTSDGATTSLLYRATESEPFKTVLTTSFRETLAPLFFTYDDQQLYASSNLGRDKQAIVRIDPATAKEVEVIFEHPQVDVSNLLASRKRKTVTGVAYEVTRLEYHFFNPDDPRAKLQTDLKRRLPGYDVSIASMSRDETKVLVRTSSDKSRGAYYFYDLVSGDFRKLVDVSPWLNEADMADMQSVHFKARDGLQLTGYLTVPRGVVQKKLPAIINPHGGPWARDSWGFDPEVQFLANRGYAVLQINFRSSTGFGRKFWEAGFKKWGREMQDDLTDGVNWLIAQGIADPKKIGIYGGSYGGYATLAGLAFTPEVYAAGVDYVGPSNLFTLLASLPPYWDPFRAMMYEQVGDPETDKDLVRAASPLFSADKIRAPLLVIQGANDPRVKKAEAEQIVAALKERGIDVPYIVKANEGHGFSNEENRIEVYTAMEAFFAKHLGGRSEQSTQPAKPE, via the coding sequence ATGAAAAGACTTCCGCTCCTTGCCCTCTTGCTGCTTAGCCTCGGCGCTATCTGCCCCGGGGGTGAGGCATTATCGACGCCACCGCGTCTCGTGCCCTTGTGGGATTTTTTCCGCAATCCCGAGAAAACGAATTTCCAGCTTTCCCCCGATGGCCGTTACGTTTCGTGGCTTCAGCCGTGGGAGAGCCGCCTGAACATCTACGTGCAGCAGGTGGGATCGGACCAAGCCACGCGTGTAACCGGGGCGACCGAGCGGGACATTCGCAGTTACTTCTGGGCTTCCCCATCGCGCATCGCCTACCTGCGCGACAAGGGAGGCGATGAGAACTTTCATCTCTTCGCGGTCGATCCCGATGGCACTAACGACCGGGAGCTGACGCCATTCCCGGACGCGCGGGTTCAGATCGTGGATGACTTGAGTGATCTCGAAGACAATCACGGCGAGATCATCATTGAGACAAATCAGCGGAAACCGGAGATTTTTGACGCGTTCCGCATCGATACCAAATCCGGGGAAATGAAGCTCCTCGCAGAAAACCCGGGCAATGTCACGGGGTGGGTCACGGATCATAAGGGCCGCATTCGAGTCGCCACTACGAGCGACGGCGCGACGACCAGCCTGCTCTACCGAGCGACGGAGTCCGAACCGTTCAAGACGGTGCTGACAACGAGTTTTCGCGAAACACTGGCCCCGCTGTTTTTCACTTACGACGACCAGCAGCTTTATGCTTCGTCCAACCTCGGCCGTGACAAACAAGCCATTGTGCGCATCGATCCCGCCACAGCTAAGGAAGTGGAGGTGATTTTTGAACATCCGCAGGTGGACGTTTCAAACCTACTGGCTTCGCGGAAACGCAAGACGGTCACGGGCGTGGCTTACGAGGTTACCCGGCTGGAATATCATTTTTTCAACCCGGACGATCCACGGGCGAAACTTCAGACGGACCTCAAACGCCGTCTGCCGGGATACGATGTGTCCATCGCCAGTATGAGCCGGGATGAAACTAAAGTGCTCGTGCGGACTTCGAGCGACAAATCCCGCGGAGCTTATTATTTCTACGATCTGGTTTCAGGGGACTTTCGGAAGCTCGTGGATGTTTCGCCGTGGTTGAATGAAGCCGACATGGCGGACATGCAGTCGGTCCATTTCAAAGCCCGTGACGGACTTCAATTGACAGGCTACCTCACCGTGCCGCGTGGCGTGGTTCAGAAGAAATTGCCCGCCATTATCAATCCCCATGGAGGACCGTGGGCGCGCGATTCTTGGGGCTTCGACCCCGAGGTGCAATTTCTGGCCAACCGCGGCTATGCGGTTCTTCAAATCAATTTTCGGTCGTCCACGGGATTTGGTCGGAAGTTCTGGGAGGCGGGGTTCAAAAAATGGGGACGGGAAATGCAGGATGATCTGACTGATGGCGTGAATTGGCTGATCGCCCAAGGCATCGCCGATCCGAAGAAAATCGGCATCTATGGCGGTTCTTATGGCGGCTATGCGACTTTAGCTGGCCTCGCCTTTACGCCAGAGGTCTATGCGGCTGGGGTCGATTATGTGGGACCATCAAATCTGTTTACGCTGCTAGCGAGCCTCCCGCCCTATTGGGATCCGTTCCGAGCAATGATGTATGAGCAAGTCGGCGATCCGGAGACGGACAAGGACTTGGTGCGCGCGGCCTCGCCGCTCTTCAGCGCGGATAAAATCCGTGCTCCTCTCCTGGTGATCCAAGGTGCGAACGACCCGCGCGTAAAGAAAGCAGAGGCGGAGCAGATCGTCGCAGCATTGAAGGAACGGGGGATCGACGTGCCCTACATCGTCAAGGCTAACGAAGGCCATGGATTTTCGAACGAAGAAAACCGTATTGAAGTTTACACGGCGATGGAAGCGTTCTTCGCCAAACACCTCGGTGGCCGCAGCGAACAATCCACGCAACCGGCTAAACCCGAGTGA
- a CDS encoding DUF3299 domain-containing protein: MVIILSPPLFAMIYGGFGSRFGGYPSRSDGRFTSDGTYDPSQQRFSDSEPVADPFAVSESSLARLERLATEDQVTKSQPAGSAAAVSAQEATRESQTTETVTDMMAPVQQVVATPVVTTAAATESLPEIAKDKDGYWQISFQNLASFPYALPPPDSAPTPGAKKDIPENIQSLDGKPVCLSGYMLPIQMGGGLVKEFLLIRSPMFCCYGVVPAPNEWVVVKMKGKGTAPMMDVPLNFYGTLHIGELYEDRMFTGIYQLDGEKVSVN, from the coding sequence ATGGTCATCATTCTCTCGCCGCCCCTCTTTGCGATGATTTATGGTGGCTTTGGTTCGCGTTTTGGCGGGTATCCTTCCCGTAGCGACGGTCGGTTCACCTCGGATGGGACTTATGATCCTTCACAACAGCGCTTTTCAGATTCGGAACCCGTGGCCGATCCATTCGCCGTTTCTGAATCATCGCTGGCGCGACTGGAGCGCTTGGCGACCGAAGACCAGGTAACGAAATCGCAGCCCGCAGGCAGTGCTGCTGCCGTGTCGGCGCAGGAAGCGACACGAGAGTCACAAACAACCGAAACGGTAACCGATATGATGGCTCCGGTTCAGCAGGTAGTGGCCACGCCGGTCGTTACAACGGCTGCGGCGACTGAATCGCTCCCAGAAATTGCGAAAGACAAAGATGGCTATTGGCAGATCAGTTTCCAGAACCTCGCTTCATTCCCTTATGCGTTACCGCCGCCAGACAGTGCCCCGACACCGGGGGCAAAGAAGGACATTCCGGAGAACATCCAGTCTCTGGACGGTAAACCTGTGTGCCTTAGCGGCTACATGTTGCCGATCCAGATGGGAGGAGGCTTGGTCAAAGAATTCCTGCTGATTCGCAGCCCGATGTTCTGTTGCTACGGCGTGGTGCCGGCACCGAATGAGTGGGTCGTCGTGAAGATGAAAGGCAAAGGGACGGCGCCTATGATGGATGTGCCTTTGAACTTCTACGGCACGCTACATATCGGAGAACTCTACGAGGATCGGATGTTCACGGGCATTTACCAACTCGATGGCGAGAAAGTATCAGTTAACTAA
- a CDS encoding GspE/PulE family protein, whose amino-acid sequence MVDPTVDATRMLDMILRIAARDGASDVHFEPKETALLVRFRLDGEMHDHITVPLAQRDALLARGKIFGGMDITERRLPQDGRAVLKENGRRYHLRLSTLPTVHGENLVIRLLDQTMPVQSFTELGLTESQANALEDALNGPAGLILLTGPTGSGKTTTLHAALHALDYRGRVIHTLEDPVEYEFAAIRQTEIREKIGLTFASALRALLRQNPDVMLVGEMRDAETAQLAIRGALTGHLVLSTLHTNDALSAILRLRDLGVESFLIAACLRMVAAQRLVRRLCPACRTPHPQLEQLRQRYRLPEGQFYQSRGCPKCHGRGFYGRLAIHEVIPAKSFLAPIAADAPLADLVSLRESEGYRTLWDSGLHAAATGLTTVEEVARVL is encoded by the coding sequence GTGGTCGATCCGACCGTCGATGCCACGCGGATGCTCGATATGATTCTGCGCATCGCCGCCAGAGACGGTGCGAGCGACGTTCACTTCGAACCGAAGGAAACCGCACTGCTGGTTCGTTTCCGTCTCGATGGCGAAATGCACGATCATATCACCGTGCCGCTCGCGCAACGTGATGCCTTGCTCGCGCGTGGAAAGATCTTCGGAGGCATGGATATCACCGAGCGCCGGCTCCCGCAAGATGGACGAGCCGTGCTCAAGGAGAATGGTCGGCGCTATCATCTGCGATTGAGCACACTTCCCACCGTGCACGGCGAAAATCTGGTCATCCGGCTTCTCGACCAGACCATGCCGGTCCAATCCTTTACCGAATTGGGTCTGACCGAGTCTCAAGCGAACGCGCTTGAAGACGCACTCAACGGACCCGCCGGCCTGATCCTGCTTACAGGTCCGACCGGCTCGGGCAAGACGACGACACTGCACGCCGCGCTGCACGCCTTGGACTACCGTGGCCGGGTGATTCACACTCTGGAGGATCCGGTCGAATATGAATTCGCGGCTATTCGCCAAACCGAGATTCGAGAAAAGATCGGACTTACCTTCGCCTCTGCCCTGCGGGCGCTCCTGCGCCAAAACCCCGACGTGATGCTCGTCGGCGAAATGCGCGATGCCGAGACCGCGCAACTGGCGATCCGCGGCGCGCTCACCGGGCACCTCGTGCTTTCGACCCTGCATACGAACGACGCGCTTTCCGCAATCCTGCGTTTACGCGACCTCGGGGTCGAAAGTTTTCTCATCGCCGCATGCCTTCGGATGGTTGCGGCTCAGCGGCTGGTGCGTCGTCTTTGTCCCGCTTGTCGGACACCGCATCCACAACTCGAACAATTGCGGCAACGTTACCGTTTGCCCGAAGGGCAATTTTATCAGTCGAGAGGTTGTCCGAAATGCCATGGGCGCGGTTTTTATGGGCGACTGGCGATCCATGAAGTCATCCCGGCGAAATCGTTTCTGGCTCCCATCGCCGCCGACGCCCCATTGGCCGACCTTGTTTCGCTCCGCGAATCCGAGGGATACCGTACGCTCTGGGATAGCGGGCTCCATGCGGCCGCGACCGGACTCACCACCGTGGAGGAGGTCGCACGCGTTCTCTGA